One Orrella dioscoreae genomic window carries:
- a CDS encoding phage tail protein — translation MAADKMMGLGNFVFGLTTASYSELKRRTDWRHASNSRMGARPARQYVGPGEDTITLSGVLLPQIAGKADAMEMLRRMGNTGLGYALVDGAGNVYGAYIIESMDEGQSQFLANGTPQRYEFTLTLQCVDDQADRTEMAELDVPGTQPEAADDWAVA, via the coding sequence ATGGCCGCAGACAAGATGATGGGCCTGGGCAATTTCGTGTTCGGCCTGACGACGGCTTCCTACAGCGAGCTGAAGCGCCGCACCGACTGGCGGCACGCCAGCAACAGCCGCATGGGCGCGCGCCCCGCGCGTCAATACGTCGGCCCCGGCGAGGACACCATCACCCTGTCCGGCGTGCTGTTGCCGCAGATCGCGGGCAAGGCGGACGCCATGGAGATGCTGCGCCGCATGGGCAACACCGGCTTGGGCTATGCCCTGGTGGACGGCGCGGGCAACGTGTACGGCGCGTACATCATCGAATCGATGGACGAAGGGCAATCGCAGTTCCTGGCCAACGGCACGCCGCAGCGGTACGAATTCACGCTCACGCTGCAGTGCGTGGACGATCAAGCCGACCGCACCGAGATGGCCGAGCTGGACGTACCCGGCACGCAGCCCGAGGCCGCGGACGATTGGGCGGTGGCATGA
- a CDS encoding contractile injection system protein, VgrG/Pvc8 family: protein MTEAHRIPAYRVTLDGRDITGNIKPRLISLSITEARGEEADQLDIDIDDHDGAMELPARGVVLRVALGWKGQALVDKGTFTVDEVQYQYSPGRITLRARSADLTSPLRTRNERSFHGKAIGHIVATVAKDHGLQPVVGRAFANEKIAHIDQTNESDVAFLNRIGKRYDAVATVKDGRLLFLPVARGETASGQDTPLTVIALHANAGDNARFQMADRNSYTGVSAQWQGKGETKRRTVVLGAKGRAKRLKSLYGSEKDAMDAARAEWERIQRGAATFDMELVFGRPDLSPQGRLQVPDLKKPLDGYVWLIKRLVHKLGDNGLTTSIEGETADAGEDAEPREPEDTDAADDEEGDADDDGDADGIE, encoded by the coding sequence ATGACCGAAGCCCACCGCATCCCCGCCTATCGCGTCACGCTCGACGGGCGCGATATCACAGGCAACATCAAGCCGCGCCTCATATCGCTGTCCATCACCGAGGCACGCGGTGAAGAGGCCGACCAGCTCGACATAGACATCGATGACCACGATGGCGCCATGGAGCTGCCCGCGCGCGGCGTCGTGCTGCGCGTGGCCCTGGGCTGGAAGGGACAGGCGCTGGTCGACAAAGGCACTTTCACGGTGGACGAGGTGCAGTACCAATACTCGCCCGGGCGCATCACGCTGCGCGCTCGCAGCGCCGACCTGACGAGCCCGCTGCGCACGCGCAATGAGCGCAGCTTTCACGGCAAGGCCATCGGCCACATCGTGGCCACGGTGGCGAAAGACCACGGCCTGCAGCCCGTCGTCGGCCGCGCCTTCGCCAACGAAAAAATCGCGCACATCGACCAGACCAACGAAAGCGACGTGGCGTTTCTGAACCGCATCGGCAAGCGCTACGACGCGGTGGCCACCGTGAAGGATGGCCGGCTGCTGTTCCTGCCCGTGGCGCGCGGCGAGACAGCCAGCGGCCAGGACACGCCCCTGACGGTCATCGCGCTGCACGCCAATGCTGGCGACAACGCGCGCTTCCAGATGGCCGACCGGAACTCCTACACCGGCGTGTCGGCGCAATGGCAGGGCAAGGGCGAGACGAAGCGCCGCACCGTGGTGCTGGGTGCCAAGGGCAGAGCGAAGCGCCTGAAAAGCCTGTACGGCAGCGAGAAGGACGCCATGGACGCCGCGCGTGCCGAGTGGGAACGCATCCAGCGCGGCGCGGCCACCTTCGACATGGAACTGGTGTTCGGCAGGCCCGATCTGTCACCGCAAGGACGCCTGCAGGTGCCCGACCTGAAGAAGCCGCTCGACGGCTATGTGTGGCTCATCAAGCGCCTGGTGCATAAGCTCGGCGACAACGGCCTGACGACCAGCATTGAAGGCGAGACTGCCGACGCGGGCGAAGACGCCGAGCCACGCGAGCCGGAAGACACAGATGCTGCAGATGATGAAGAAGGCGATGCTGACGACGATGGCGACGCTGACGGAATCGAATAA
- a CDS encoding helix-turn-helix domain-containing protein — translation MPAKPLTQEQLQDAARLKAIFNARKSELDLTQEKLAEDLGYANQSAVGNYFNGKAPMGVEVAIAFASRLGCRVSDFSEALQARIDNIAVHRSEVGRMPVSAPVSSQREEWPFSVSRQLYDALPAKEKKRLDMMVRSFIDGFGLEKKRGHAAA, via the coding sequence ATGCCTGCCAAGCCACTCACCCAAGAGCAATTGCAAGACGCCGCCCGCCTGAAAGCGATATTCAACGCGCGTAAGAGCGAACTCGACCTTACGCAGGAAAAGCTTGCGGAGGACCTGGGCTATGCGAATCAGAGCGCAGTGGGCAACTACTTCAACGGCAAGGCTCCGATGGGTGTGGAGGTCGCTATAGCGTTCGCCAGTCGGCTCGGTTGTCGGGTGTCGGACTTCAGCGAAGCGCTGCAGGCTCGCATAGACAACATCGCTGTTCACAGGTCTGAGGTTGGGCGCATGCCGGTGTCAGCGCCTGTTTCTTCTCAGCGCGAAGAATGGCCGTTCTCAGTCTCTCGCCAGTTGTACGACGCGCTGCCGGCGAAGGAAAAGAAGCGTCTTGACATGATGGTCCGCAGCTTTATCGATGGCTTTGGACTGGAAAAAAAACGAGGACATGCAGCCGCATGA
- a CDS encoding helix-turn-helix domain-containing protein codes for MNPFKRIRIRLGLTQAEIASEVGKGQSNISHYETGRLNVPTDVAKALVALGKKKGKRVTLADLYGSSPREDK; via the coding sequence ATGAACCCTTTCAAACGCATCCGCATCCGCCTGGGCCTGACGCAAGCCGAAATCGCCAGTGAAGTCGGCAAGGGTCAGTCCAACATTTCCCACTACGAGACAGGCCGCCTGAACGTTCCGACCGACGTGGCGAAAGCCCTTGTTGCGCTGGGCAAAAAGAAGGGCAAGCGTGTGACCCTCGCCGACCTGTACGGCTCGTCACCAAGGGAAGACAAATGA
- a CDS encoding ogr/Delta-like zinc finger family protein: protein MSSKLGISCPHCDTWATVRTSEAVSATMRIAYFQCKNIACGHTWKAHIEVVATISPSAIPRPGINLPLSPLSETLRIAVAAISDPRQASLL, encoded by the coding sequence ATGAGTTCCAAACTCGGCATCAGCTGCCCGCACTGCGACACCTGGGCCACCGTCCGCACCAGCGAGGCGGTATCGGCCACCATGCGCATCGCATATTTCCAGTGCAAGAACATTGCGTGTGGCCACACCTGGAAGGCGCATATCGAAGTGGTCGCCACTATTTCCCCCTCGGCCATCCCCCGGCCGGGTATCAACCTGCCGTTGTCGCCGCTCAGTGAAACGCTGCGCATCGCGGTGGCGGCAATCTCCGACCCTCGACAAGCGAGCCTCCTATGA
- a CDS encoding DUF4406 domain-containing protein, giving the protein MRVYLAGPMSGLPHLNHPAFHAAAAHLRANGLDVVNPAEIVKDIDADWLSCMRQDIPALVNCEALVLLPGWQDSRGAKIERAIAVGLGFPVWLYELESTIANATATLRRFQ; this is encoded by the coding sequence ATGAGGGTCTATCTCGCCGGCCCCATGTCAGGCCTTCCCCACCTGAACCACCCCGCTTTCCACGCTGCCGCCGCGCATCTGCGGGCCAACGGGCTTGATGTCGTCAACCCTGCCGAGATCGTTAAAGACATTGACGCCGACTGGTTGTCCTGCATGCGCCAAGACATACCGGCGTTGGTGAACTGCGAGGCGCTGGTGCTTCTGCCCGGGTGGCAGGACTCGCGGGGCGCGAAGATCGAGCGCGCCATCGCTGTGGGGCTGGGCTTTCCCGTCTGGCTGTACGAGCTGGAAAGCACGATCGCCAACGCCACCGCGACGTTGCGGCGGTTCCAGTAA
- a CDS encoding helix-turn-helix transcriptional regulator, with product MKRNDAPKQLCADALYSWSEIAPVVGVGRSTWMRYVLAKTAPQPVRLGTRCTRYKGSDVLAWVKAPSSYRAPETEVN from the coding sequence ATGAAGCGGAATGACGCGCCCAAGCAGTTATGCGCAGACGCGCTCTATTCGTGGTCCGAGATAGCGCCAGTGGTTGGCGTGGGGCGGTCCACATGGATGCGCTACGTCCTGGCCAAGACTGCGCCCCAACCCGTGCGCCTTGGTACGCGCTGCACCCGCTACAAGGGCAGCGACGTGCTGGCCTGGGTCAAGGCACCCTCCTCCTACCGCGCACCCGAAACCGAAGTGAATTGA